The genomic DNA GGCTGATGTCCCCCACCGCGCCGCCCCGGGCCGTGTAGGCCGCCCAGAAGGCGTTCTGCCCGCCGTCGGAATAGGTGGTGCGCACGGCGGGCTCGCCCGCCTCGGCGAGCGCGGCCATCCGCGCCTCCTCGACCGCCCGGCGGGTGGTGACGGCCGCCTCGACGGCGGGATCCCGGGCGGGCGCGAAGGCGTACCGGCCCGCGACGACCGAGACCTGCAGCTCCTCCCGGCTGGCCTCGAACCGGTCGGAGCCGGCCTTGAGCTCCCGCCAGAAGGCGATGTTGGGATCGGTCCGGTGGCGGGCCATGTTCTCGGCCGTCATCCGGAACGGGTAGGACTGGAACTGGAAGGCCGCCTGCCCGCCGTTCAGCGCGTCCCGGGCGATGGCGTAGATCTCGCCGACCGTGCCGTTGGTCATGGCGAAGCAGCCCATGGACGAGCAGATCCCGTGCACCATCACGGCGGAGCCGGTGCCGCCATGGGCCCGGTCGTAGGCGTTGGGATAGCCGACGTCGAAGGACAGATAGTAGTGCGAGTTCGGGTTCATCTGGCGCCGGGGCACGGCGTAGAACCCCTCCGGGGTCTGACGGTCGCCGGTCTTGCGCTTGGGCCCGAGCTGGCCGGACCAGCGGCAGATCGGGAAGGTCTTGATGTAGACGTAGCCCGCGGCGCCCTTCTTCCAGACCTCGATCTCCGATTCCTTCTTGTAGGCCCGGAACAGGACCGGCGAGGCGGCCGTCACGCCCTTCTGCGCCATCAGCGCGAGGGTCGCGGCCGGAATCGGCGCCTCGGCCTTGCCCGCCTGCGCGGCGGCCGGGCCTGCGAGGGCCAGCAGAACGAGGCCGGCGGCGAGGGGAAGCGAGGTCGACAGGGGCATGAACCGTCCGCGCTGGATCGGCCGGGATGGCTGCCGGACGGGCGCGGCCTCGCGACCTGACGGAGTATTGCGGCGGCCGTGAGGCTGCGCGTCCGGTCCGCCCGTCGCCCCGCCCGTCGCTCCGCGGAGGCGCCGCCTCCCCCGCGGACGGGCACCGCCGCCGGTTCCCCTCAGGCCGCGGGTTCCGGCTCCCGCTCGGCATCCGCCGGCACGGGCGCGACGACCGCGCTGTTCTCCACGGCGATCACCGCGTCGAACGGCGCGGCGCACTCGGCGAGGCCCGTCTCGGACAGGAAGACGATGAGGCCGCGCCCGGCCCGCGCCTGCCGCAGTTGGGCGAGACGCTCGCGCGCGCCCTCGGCCTTCCGCTCGTCCATCGCGACCGCCACCACGAGGATGTCGGGGTCGCGGGCGAGGCACCGGCTCAGCTCGATCGCCACCCGCTCGCGGGCGTTGATCGCGCCGTCCGCCAGCGCCCCGGTGCTGGGCTGGATCTCGACCTTGCTGTCGAGGCCGAGGCCGTAGACCGAGGCCTCGAGGCCCTCGTCGGCCAGCACCCGGCGCACCAGCTCGCGCACCCGCGGCTCGGCATTGGCCTCGCCGAGGCTGATCCGGCCGAACAGCAGGTTCTCCTCCAGGCTCGCGGCCGGATTAACCCGCGAGGGATCGTGGAAGACCACCGCGCCGGCGAGGTGGGCCGGCAGCATCCGGGCGAAGGACCGGCGCGCCTGCACGAGGCGCTCCTCGAACGAGCCGTCGATCAGGCCGAAGCGGTGGCGGGACTCGCTGTAGCGCAGCGCGAGGCCGATCAGCCGCGCGCGGTCGCGCTGGCCCGCCGGTCCCCGCCGCAGGCTCGCCGCCCCGGGCAGGCGCGCCACGAGATCCTCGAAATAGCCCCGCTCGGCCGCCTGGAACAGCGAGTAGGCGTCGAACAGGGGGTGGTCGTTGGGCAGGTCGGCGAAGATCTCCACCGTGCTGCGGGCCACCGACAGGCCGATCTCGGTGAGCGGCCGGACCAGCCCCTCGGCCTCCAGGACCGCCCGCAGGTAGGGGTGGCGCGCGAAGCGCAGGGGCGCGAAGGTGCCGCCCACCGGCTCGCCGAACAGGATGTTCTCGCCGATGCTCGCCTGATTGTTGTAGCGGTCGGGGTCGAAGGGCTCGACGAGGCGCTCGGCGCCCTTGGCGGCCAGCGCCACCCGCATGGTGCGGCGCGCGGCGACGATCGCGGCGGCGAGCCGCGGCTGGGCGGCCGGGTCGAGCCGCCCGGTCAGCCCGCGGGCGTACACGAAGCCGTCGAGGCCGGTGAGCCGGCTGATCCCGATCAGCGCGATGTCGTCGGGCGCGGTCGCCGGATCGGTGCCGTAGAGCAGGTTCTGCCGGAGGGAGCCCTCCATCAGGATCGCCTCGCCGGACGTGAAGGCGATCCGCCGGGCGCGCTCGGCGGCGTCGAAGTCGCGCAGGTCCGTGCCCGCGTAGGTGACGGCGCCGGCCGTCGGCTCGACCTGGCCGGCCAGCACCGCCGCCAGCGCGCGGGCGCCGCTGCCGCGGCTGCCCGTGATCGCCACGTGCCCCGGCATCGACACGGCCACGTCGACGCCGGTCAGGCGCTCGCCCGTGGCCGGATCGAAGGCGCCGACGCCCTCGGTGGCCAGGATTCCGGACCGGGGCAGCGGCAGGGCGGCGGCGCCGCTGCGG from Methylobacterium oryzae includes the following:
- a CDS encoding ABC transporter ATP-binding protein/permease, which translates into the protein MESDPLLLTWRAARPQHTVAAALAVGVGAPLCALALLCLRDLIAVLPRDEAPVLPFLRVAAELPGRELVLVPGIPMRPAELELTAFLCIAVCALALAGVGWFVARLCFKAQNRAGDAVREGVLQAILDAPAGARDEARGLTRIVGEVLARADRLLAAGIVLPAMTLAALILALGFAALAAPRLVPAAVIGLAAIGLAYGLVLERARDRHDLRLRSSARAEESLNDLVRRLPAVRNHGAAAIERRRIAARVAAMRANVGRAEARLAYARAPALALAVILPAIAAGTALWRSGPGQPPAAPVDPAALVAAVGAFGLAGWLAAICARLWMVRRSVRPRLRDLARTIAALEGRRARAARSGAAALPLPRSGILATEGVGAFDPATGERLTGVDVAVSMPGHVAITGSRGSGARALAAVLAGQVEPTAGAVTYAGTDLRDFDAAERARRIAFTSGEAILMEGSLRQNLLYGTDPATAPDDIALIGISRLTGLDGFVYARGLTGRLDPAAQPRLAAAIVAARRTMRVALAAKGAERLVEPFDPDRYNNQASIGENILFGEPVGGTFAPLRFARHPYLRAVLEAEGLVRPLTEIGLSVARSTVEIFADLPNDHPLFDAYSLFQAAERGYFEDLVARLPGAASLRRGPAGQRDRARLIGLALRYSESRHRFGLIDGSFEERLVQARRSFARMLPAHLAGAVVFHDPSRVNPAASLEENLLFGRISLGEANAEPRVRELVRRVLADEGLEASVYGLGLDSKVEIQPSTGALADGAINARERVAIELSRCLARDPDILVVAVAMDERKAEGARERLAQLRQARAGRGLIVFLSETGLAECAAPFDAVIAVENSAVVAPVPADAEREPEPAA
- a CDS encoding L,D-transpeptidase family protein — protein: MPLSTSLPLAAGLVLLALAGPAAAQAGKAEAPIPAATLALMAQKGVTAASPVLFRAYKKESEIEVWKKGAAGYVYIKTFPICRWSGQLGPKRKTGDRQTPEGFYAVPRRQMNPNSHYYLSFDVGYPNAYDRAHGGTGSAVMVHGICSSMGCFAMTNGTVGEIYAIARDALNGGQAAFQFQSYPFRMTAENMARHRTDPNIAFWRELKAGSDRFEASREELQVSVVAGRYAFAPARDPAVEAAVTTRRAVEEARMAALAEAGEPAVRTTYSDGGQNAFWAAYTARGGAVGDISRPEALAFAGQEVVVVPGHRVHRPVPETVWAGWAAPGSGLSPRQMAGFVPVYERAPDPFGALVAPLPTRYSDALPSWLAAGLAGSATGRPILAGSPAGLLAAAEPL